The window CGGCGCCCAGAGCGTCGTCCTTGCGTGCGCTGTGCTTGTCGCTGCCTCGTTGCATGAGGCGCCGATACCCCCTGCCCGCAGCCCTACTCGCTCGAGCCCACGGTCGTGTCCTTCTCGGCCGGGAGGTCCTCCGAGTGCAGGGCGTACTGCTGCACGGCCCGCTGCGGGAGGTCGGCGGCGAGTTCGCCGCGGCGGGCCAGCTCGACCAGCACCGCCACCGCAATCGACTCCGGGTCGATCCGGAAGTGGCGACGCAGCGACGCCCGTGTGTCGGACCGGCCGAAGCCGTCGGTGCCCAGCGACGTCCAGTCGTTCGGGACCCACCGGCTGATCATGTCCGGTACCGCCCGCATCCAGTCGCTGACCGCCACGACCGGACCGGTCGTGGCCATCAGGGCCTGCGTCACGTAGGGGGTGCGGCGTGCCTCCGGCTCGAGCAGGTTGTGCTGCTCGCACGCGACGGCGTCGCGGCGCAGCTCGTTCCAGCTCGTCACGCTCCACACGTCGGCGGCCACTCCCCAGTCCTCGCGCAGCAACCGCTGGGCGTCCATGGCCAGGCGCACCCCGATGCCACTGGCGAGCACCTGCGCCCGCGGTCCCTCGCCGTCGGCGGTGGAGTAGCGGTACAGCCCGCGCAGCACGCCCTCGCGCAGCCGCGGCAGGTCGGGCAGGACCGGCTGCGGATAGGGCTCGTTGTAGACGGTGAGGTAGTAGAAGACGTCCTCGCCATGTGGATGGACATCGCTCTCGCCGTACATCCGCCGGAGACCGTCCTCGACGATGAAGGCGACTTCGTACGCGAACGCCGGGTCGTAGGCCACGCAGGCCGGGTTGGTGCTGGCGAACAGCAGGCTGTGTCCGTCCTGGTGCTGCAGCCCCTCGCCGTTGAGGGTCGTGCGGCCGGCGGTCGCGCCGAGCAGGAAGCCGCGGCCCAGCTGGTCGGCGAAGGCCCACATCTGGTCGGCAGTGCGCTGGAAGCCGAACATCGAGTAGAAGACGTAGACCGGGATCATCGGCTCGCCGTGCGTGGCGTAGGACGTGCCGGCCGCGATCACCGACGCCATCGAGCCCGCCTCGGTGATGCCCTCGTGCAGGATCTGCCCCTGCGCACTCTCCTTGTAGGACAGCAGCAGCTCACGGTCGACCGCCTCGTAGGTCTGACCGAGCGGGGAGTAGATCTTCGCGGTCGGGAACATCGCGTCGATGCCGAACGTGCGCGCCTCGTCCGGGATGACCGGCACGATCCGGGCGCCGATGCCCTTGTCCTTCACCAGGTCCTTCAGCAGCCGGACGAAGGCCATCGTCGTGGCGACCTCCTGCTTGCCCGAACCGCGCTTGAGCTCGTCGTAGACCTCCGGACCCGGCAGGGGCAGCGCCTTGGCGCGCACCACCCGCCGCGGCAGCGATCCGCCGAGCTCGGCCCGCCGCTCCTTCATGTAGCGGATCTCGTCGGAGTTCTCACCGGGGTGGTAGTAC of the Mycobacteriales bacterium genome contains:
- the aceE gene encoding pyruvate dehydrogenase (acetyl-transferring), homodimeric type, translated to MTERFSVISDGLPTQLPDIDPAETAEWLESLDAVLDNAGRGRARFLMLKMLERAREKAVGVPALRSTDYINTIPPEREPAFPGDEHVERRIRAYIRWNAAITVSRANRPEIGVGGHIASYASAASLYEVGFNHFFRGKERPDDSGDSVFFQGHASPGIYARAFLEGRLTEDQLDGFRQESRPASLPSYPHPRLMPDFWEFPTVSMGLGPIAAIYQARFNRYLHDRGIKDTSASRVWCFLGDGEMDEPESLGAIGLAAREELDNLVFVVNCNLQRLDGPVRGNGKIMQELESSFRGAGWNVIKVVWGRQWDDLIAQDVDGLLVNAMNTTPDGQFQTYSVETGAYTRQNFFGSDPRLLKMVEHLSDDQIRNLPRGGHDYRKVHAAFDSATKHVGQPTVILAHTIKGWTLGKGFEGRNATHQMKKLSKDDLKALRDRLHLEISDSALEADLPPYYHPGENSDEIRYMKERRAELGGSLPRRVVRAKALPLPGPEVYDELKRGSGKQEVATTMAFVRLLKDLVKDKGIGARIVPVIPDEARTFGIDAMFPTAKIYSPLGQTYEAVDRELLLSYKESAQGQILHEGITEAGSMASVIAAGTSYATHGEPMIPVYVFYSMFGFQRTADQMWAFADQLGRGFLLGATAGRTTLNGEGLQHQDGHSLLFASTNPACVAYDPAFAYEVAFIVEDGLRRMYGESDVHPHGEDVFYYLTVYNEPYPQPVLPDLPRLREGVLRGLYRYSTADGEGPRAQVLASGIGVRLAMDAQRLLREDWGVAADVWSVTSWNELRRDAVACEQHNLLEPEARRTPYVTQALMATTGPVVAVSDWMRAVPDMISRWVPNDWTSLGTDGFGRSDTRASLRRHFRIDPESIAVAVLVELARRGELAADLPQRAVQQYALHSEDLPAEKDTTVGSSE